A genome region from Meriones unguiculatus strain TT.TT164.6M chromosome 19, Bangor_MerUng_6.1, whole genome shotgun sequence includes the following:
- the Skida1 gene encoding SKI/DACH domain-containing protein 1 isoform X1, whose translation MGDLKSGFEEVDGVRLGYLIIKGKQMFALSQVFTDLLKNIPRTTVHKRMDHLKVKKHHCDLEELRKLKAINSIAFHAAKCTLISREDVEALYTSCKTERVLKTKRRRVGQALATKAPPPERAAAASPRPAFWKDKHQLWRGLSGAARPLPISAQSQRPGAAAARPAAHLPQIFSKYPGSRYPEVVRSPCKAPLNYETAPLQGNYVAFHSDPAYFRSLLCSKHPAAAAAAAAAAAAAAAAAAAAYYQASAAGPQPKAAGGAGGAGSLTYRCKRKRGPARSCLLAPHAGARRLLLLPRSYKAKAAAAAAAAAAAAAAAGATCLERFHLVNGFCPPPHHHHHHHHHHHHHHHHRAQPPTPSHPPPHHPRPQPHLGSFPESCSSDSESSSYSDHAANDSDFGSSLSSSSNSVSSEEEEEEGEEEEEEEGGSGASDSSENSSEEEDSSTESDSSSGSSQVSVQSIRFRRTSFCKPPSVQAQANFLYHLASAAAATKPAAFEGAGGLPDLKSSVKAESPEEWNLQSWAPKGAPVYCPASMGSCFPEIRNDRVSEITFPHSEISSTVKRTDLTINCLAEGASSPSPKTNNVFPQQRILREARRCLQATLTTHCAENSTIAARFLNNDSCGRAANSGKDSKIPLCPEFSMDLPSSQTDPEVDAAAATAAAAAAAATTKAESLCTDTGDKTLPFLHNIKIKVEDSSANEEYEPDLITDKLKCECNDTKGEFYSVTEKKEEDALLPTAKDGFACPEKETPSFNPLAPSQGLSCTLGSPKPEDGEYKFGARVRKNYRTLVLGKRPVLQTPPVKPNLKSARSPRPTGKTETHEGTLDDVTVLSRRKKVASNVASAVKRPFSFMANFPCPPSLILGKDGDLWPAYSLNTTKDSQPPHKAHPVWKWQLGGSAIPLPPSHKFRKFNS comes from the coding sequence ATGGGAGACCTGAAGTCAGGTTTCGAAGAGGTGGATGGCGTGAGGCTCGGCTACCTCATCATTAAAGGAAAGCAAATGTTTGCTCTCTCCCAAGTCTTCACAGATCTGCTGAAAAACATCCCGAGGACGACTGTGCACAAGCGCATGGATCATCTGAAAGTGAAAAAGCACCACTGCGACCTGGAGGAGTTGCGGAAACTCAAAGCAATCAACAGTATCGCCTTCCACGCGGCCAAATGCACGCTCATCTCCCGGGAAGACGTGGAAGCGCTCTACACCTCCTGCAAAACCGAGCGTGTGCTCAAGACCAAGCGCAGGAGGGTCGGGCAGGCCCTGGCCACAAAGGCGCCGCCGCCAGAGCGCGCCGCCGCCGCCAGCCCCCGCCCGGCTTTTTGGAAGGACAAGCACCAACTTTGGCGGGGCCTGAGCGGAGCCGCGCGGCCCCTGCCAATCAGCGCGCAGTCCCAGCGTCCGGGCGCCGCCGCCGCGCGCCCCGCCGCCCATCTACCTCAGATTTTTAGCAAGTACCCGGGCTCGCGCTACCCGGAGGTCGTGCGCTCGCCCTGCAAAGCCCCCCTAAACTATGAAACTGCCCCGCTGCAGGGGAACTACGTCGCCTTCCACTCGGACCCCGCTTACTTTCGGAGCCTGCTGTGCAGCAAGCatccggccgccgccgccgccgctgccgccgccgccgccgccgccgccgcggccgccgctgCCGCCTACTACCAGGCGTCGGCGGCCGGGCCCCAGCCCAAGGCGGCGGGCGGCGCGGGCGGCGCGGGGAGCCTGACCTACCGCTGCAAGCGCAAGCGCGGACCCGCCAGGAGCTGCCTGCTCGCGCCCCACGCCGGCGCCCgccgcctgctgctgctgcccaggTCCTACAAAGCcaaggcggcggcggcggcggcggcggcggctgcggcggcggcggccgccgGGGCCACTTGCCTGGAGAGGTTTCATCTGGTCAACGGCTTCTGCCCGccgccccaccaccaccaccaccaccatcaccaccaccaccaccaccaccaccaccgggcCCAGCCGCCGACGCCGAGCCACCCACCCCCTCACCACCCCCGGCCGCAGCCTCATCTCGGAAGCTTTCCCGAGAGCTGCAGCAGCGACTCCGAGTCCAGCTCCTACTCCGACCATGCAGCCAACGACTCGGATTTTGGCTCCAGTTTGTCCAGCTCCAGCAACTCGGTatcctcagaggaagaggaggaggaaggagaggaggaggaggaggaagaggggggcaGCGGGGCCTCGGATTCCAGTGAAAACAGCTCCGAGGAGGAGGACTCGTCCACCGAGTCGGACTCCAGCTCCGGCTCCAGCCAAGTGTCCGTGCAGAGCATCCGTTTCAGGCGCACCAGCTTCTGCAAGCCTCCCAGCGTGCAGGCGCAGGCCAACTTCTTGTACCATCTGGCCTCCGCCGCCGCTGCAACCAAACCCGCTGCTTTCGAGGGTGCCGGCGGACTTCCCGACCTCAAGAGTAGTGTCAAAGCCGAGTCGCCAGAGGAGTGGAATCTTCAGAGCTGGGCTCCCAAAGGGGCTCCGGTGTACTGCCCGGCCAGCATGGGGAGTTGTTTCCCAGAGATAAGAAACGATAGGGTATCTGAGATTACATTCCCACACTCTGAAATTTCCAGTACTGTAAAGAGAACTGACCTGACAATTAACTGCCTGGCAGAGGGGGCCTCTTCACCTAGCCCAAAGACAAACAATGTATTTCCACAACAAAGAATACTGCGAGAGGCTAGGAGATGCCTACAAGCAACTCTCACTACACACTGTGCAGAAAACAGCACAATAGCTGCTCGGTTCTTAAATAATGATTcttgtggaagagcagcaaattcAGGAAAAGATTCCAAAATCCCTCTTTGTCCTGAATTTTCTATGGATTTGCCCTCTTCACAAACTGATCCCGAAGTGgatgcagcagcagcaacagcagcagcagcagccgcagcagcAACAACTAAAGCTGAGAGTCTCTGTACTGACACAGGCGACAAGACATTGCCATTTCTgcacaatattaaaataaaagtagaagaCAGTAGTGCTAATGAGGAATATGAACCTGATCTTATTACAGATAAGCTAAAGTGCGAGTGCAATGACACAAAGGGTGAGTTTTACAGTGTGactgagaagaaagaggaggacgCCTTGTTACCCACAGCCAAGGATGGCTTTGCATGCCCTGAGAAAGAAACTCCTTCCTTCAATCCACTGGCTCCGAGTCAGGGCCTTTCATGCACTTTAGGATCTCCAAAACCTGAGGATGGGGAATATAAATTTGGTGCCAGGGTGAGAAAAAATTACCGGACACTAGTACTGGGCAAACGACCAGTCCTTCAGACACCTCCAGTCAAACCAAATTTGAAATCAGCTAGAAGCCCTCGTCCTACAGGTAAAACTGAGACACATGAAGGAACACTGGATGACGTTACAGTTTTAAGCAGACGGAAAAAGGTAGCCAGCAATGTAGCGTCGGCCGTGAAAAGGCCATTTAGTTTCATGGCCAATTTTCCTTGTCCACCATCACTCATTCTTGGGAAGGATGGGGATCTGTGGCCTGCGTATTCCTTAAACACCACTAAGGACTCCCAACCTCCACACAAGGCCCATCCTGTATGGAAATGGCAGCTGGGCGGTTCTGCAATACCTCTTCCACCTAGTCACAAATTCAGGAAATTTAATTCATAA
- the Skida1 gene encoding SKI/DACH domain-containing protein 1 isoform X3 — translation MGDLKSGFEEVDGVRLGYLIIKGKQMFALSQVFTDLLKNIPRTTVHKRMDHLKVKKHHCDLEELRKLKAINSIAFHAAKCTLISREDVEALYTSCKTERVLKTKRRRVGQALATKAPPPERAAAASPRPAFWKDKHQLWRGLSGAARPLPISAQSQRPGAAAARPAAHLPQIFSKYPGSRYPEVVRSPCKAPLNYETAPLQGNYVAFHSDPAYFRSLLCSKHPAAAAAAAAAAAAAAAAAAAAYYQASAAGPQPKAAGGAGGAGSLTYRCKRKRGPARSCLLAPHAGARRLLLLPRSYKAKAAAAAAAAAAAAAAAGATCLERFHLVNGFCPPPHHHHHHHHHHHHHHHHRAQPPTPSHPPPHHPRPQPHLGSFPESCSSDSESSSYSDHAANDSDFGSSLSSSSNSVSSEEEEEEGEEEEEEEGGSGASDSSENSSEEEDSSTESDSSSGSSQVSVQSIRFRRTSFCKPPSVQAQANFLYHLASAAAATKPAAFEGAGGLPDLKSSVKAESPEEWNLQSWAPKGAPVYCPASMGSCFPEIRNDRVSEITFPHSEISSTVKRTDLTINCLAEGASSPSPKTNNVFPQQRILREARRCLQATLTTHCAENSTIAARFLNNDSCGRAANSGKDSKIPLCPEFSMDLPSSQTDPEVDAAAATAAAAAAAATTKAESLCTDTGDKTLPFLHNIKIKVEDSSANEEYEPDLITDKLKCECNDTKGEFYSVTEKKEEDALLPTAKDGFACPEKETPSFNPLAPSQGLSCTLGSPKPEDGEYKFGARVRKNYRTLVLGKRPVLQTPPVKPNLKSARSPRPTDLALL, via the exons ATGGGAGACCTGAAGTCAGGTTTCGAAGAGGTGGATGGCGTGAGGCTCGGCTACCTCATCATTAAAGGAAAGCAAATGTTTGCTCTCTCCCAAGTCTTCACAGATCTGCTGAAAAACATCCCGAGGACGACTGTGCACAAGCGCATGGATCATCTGAAAGTGAAAAAGCACCACTGCGACCTGGAGGAGTTGCGGAAACTCAAAGCAATCAACAGTATCGCCTTCCACGCGGCCAAATGCACGCTCATCTCCCGGGAAGACGTGGAAGCGCTCTACACCTCCTGCAAAACCGAGCGTGTGCTCAAGACCAAGCGCAGGAGGGTCGGGCAGGCCCTGGCCACAAAGGCGCCGCCGCCAGAGCGCGCCGCCGCCGCCAGCCCCCGCCCGGCTTTTTGGAAGGACAAGCACCAACTTTGGCGGGGCCTGAGCGGAGCCGCGCGGCCCCTGCCAATCAGCGCGCAGTCCCAGCGTCCGGGCGCCGCCGCCGCGCGCCCCGCCGCCCATCTACCTCAGATTTTTAGCAAGTACCCGGGCTCGCGCTACCCGGAGGTCGTGCGCTCGCCCTGCAAAGCCCCCCTAAACTATGAAACTGCCCCGCTGCAGGGGAACTACGTCGCCTTCCACTCGGACCCCGCTTACTTTCGGAGCCTGCTGTGCAGCAAGCatccggccgccgccgccgccgctgccgccgccgccgccgccgccgccgcggccgccgctgCCGCCTACTACCAGGCGTCGGCGGCCGGGCCCCAGCCCAAGGCGGCGGGCGGCGCGGGCGGCGCGGGGAGCCTGACCTACCGCTGCAAGCGCAAGCGCGGACCCGCCAGGAGCTGCCTGCTCGCGCCCCACGCCGGCGCCCgccgcctgctgctgctgcccaggTCCTACAAAGCcaaggcggcggcggcggcggcggcggcggctgcggcggcggcggccgccgGGGCCACTTGCCTGGAGAGGTTTCATCTGGTCAACGGCTTCTGCCCGccgccccaccaccaccaccaccaccatcaccaccaccaccaccaccaccaccaccgggcCCAGCCGCCGACGCCGAGCCACCCACCCCCTCACCACCCCCGGCCGCAGCCTCATCTCGGAAGCTTTCCCGAGAGCTGCAGCAGCGACTCCGAGTCCAGCTCCTACTCCGACCATGCAGCCAACGACTCGGATTTTGGCTCCAGTTTGTCCAGCTCCAGCAACTCGGTatcctcagaggaagaggaggaggaaggagaggaggaggaggaggaagaggggggcaGCGGGGCCTCGGATTCCAGTGAAAACAGCTCCGAGGAGGAGGACTCGTCCACCGAGTCGGACTCCAGCTCCGGCTCCAGCCAAGTGTCCGTGCAGAGCATCCGTTTCAGGCGCACCAGCTTCTGCAAGCCTCCCAGCGTGCAGGCGCAGGCCAACTTCTTGTACCATCTGGCCTCCGCCGCCGCTGCAACCAAACCCGCTGCTTTCGAGGGTGCCGGCGGACTTCCCGACCTCAAGAGTAGTGTCAAAGCCGAGTCGCCAGAGGAGTGGAATCTTCAGAGCTGGGCTCCCAAAGGGGCTCCGGTGTACTGCCCGGCCAGCATGGGGAGTTGTTTCCCAGAGATAAGAAACGATAGGGTATCTGAGATTACATTCCCACACTCTGAAATTTCCAGTACTGTAAAGAGAACTGACCTGACAATTAACTGCCTGGCAGAGGGGGCCTCTTCACCTAGCCCAAAGACAAACAATGTATTTCCACAACAAAGAATACTGCGAGAGGCTAGGAGATGCCTACAAGCAACTCTCACTACACACTGTGCAGAAAACAGCACAATAGCTGCTCGGTTCTTAAATAATGATTcttgtggaagagcagcaaattcAGGAAAAGATTCCAAAATCCCTCTTTGTCCTGAATTTTCTATGGATTTGCCCTCTTCACAAACTGATCCCGAAGTGgatgcagcagcagcaacagcagcagcagcagccgcagcagcAACAACTAAAGCTGAGAGTCTCTGTACTGACACAGGCGACAAGACATTGCCATTTCTgcacaatattaaaataaaagtagaagaCAGTAGTGCTAATGAGGAATATGAACCTGATCTTATTACAGATAAGCTAAAGTGCGAGTGCAATGACACAAAGGGTGAGTTTTACAGTGTGactgagaagaaagaggaggacgCCTTGTTACCCACAGCCAAGGATGGCTTTGCATGCCCTGAGAAAGAAACTCCTTCCTTCAATCCACTGGCTCCGAGTCAGGGCCTTTCATGCACTTTAGGATCTCCAAAACCTGAGGATGGGGAATATAAATTTGGTGCCAGGGTGAGAAAAAATTACCGGACACTAGTACTGGGCAAACGACCAGTCCTTCAGACACCTCCAGTCAAACCAAATTTGAAATCAGCTAGAAGCCCTCGTCCTACAG ATCTTGCTCTCCTCTGA
- the Skida1 gene encoding SKI/DACH domain-containing protein 1 isoform X2, with product MDHLKVKKHHCDLEELRKLKAINSIAFHAAKCTLISREDVEALYTSCKTERVLKTKRRRVGQALATKAPPPERAAAASPRPAFWKDKHQLWRGLSGAARPLPISAQSQRPGAAAARPAAHLPQIFSKYPGSRYPEVVRSPCKAPLNYETAPLQGNYVAFHSDPAYFRSLLCSKHPAAAAAAAAAAAAAAAAAAAAYYQASAAGPQPKAAGGAGGAGSLTYRCKRKRGPARSCLLAPHAGARRLLLLPRSYKAKAAAAAAAAAAAAAAAGATCLERFHLVNGFCPPPHHHHHHHHHHHHHHHHRAQPPTPSHPPPHHPRPQPHLGSFPESCSSDSESSSYSDHAANDSDFGSSLSSSSNSVSSEEEEEEGEEEEEEEGGSGASDSSENSSEEEDSSTESDSSSGSSQVSVQSIRFRRTSFCKPPSVQAQANFLYHLASAAAATKPAAFEGAGGLPDLKSSVKAESPEEWNLQSWAPKGAPVYCPASMGSCFPEIRNDRVSEITFPHSEISSTVKRTDLTINCLAEGASSPSPKTNNVFPQQRILREARRCLQATLTTHCAENSTIAARFLNNDSCGRAANSGKDSKIPLCPEFSMDLPSSQTDPEVDAAAATAAAAAAAATTKAESLCTDTGDKTLPFLHNIKIKVEDSSANEEYEPDLITDKLKCECNDTKGEFYSVTEKKEEDALLPTAKDGFACPEKETPSFNPLAPSQGLSCTLGSPKPEDGEYKFGARVRKNYRTLVLGKRPVLQTPPVKPNLKSARSPRPTGKTETHEGTLDDVTVLSRRKKVASNVASAVKRPFSFMANFPCPPSLILGKDGDLWPAYSLNTTKDSQPPHKAHPVWKWQLGGSAIPLPPSHKFRKFNS from the coding sequence ATGGATCATCTGAAAGTGAAAAAGCACCACTGCGACCTGGAGGAGTTGCGGAAACTCAAAGCAATCAACAGTATCGCCTTCCACGCGGCCAAATGCACGCTCATCTCCCGGGAAGACGTGGAAGCGCTCTACACCTCCTGCAAAACCGAGCGTGTGCTCAAGACCAAGCGCAGGAGGGTCGGGCAGGCCCTGGCCACAAAGGCGCCGCCGCCAGAGCGCGCCGCCGCCGCCAGCCCCCGCCCGGCTTTTTGGAAGGACAAGCACCAACTTTGGCGGGGCCTGAGCGGAGCCGCGCGGCCCCTGCCAATCAGCGCGCAGTCCCAGCGTCCGGGCGCCGCCGCCGCGCGCCCCGCCGCCCATCTACCTCAGATTTTTAGCAAGTACCCGGGCTCGCGCTACCCGGAGGTCGTGCGCTCGCCCTGCAAAGCCCCCCTAAACTATGAAACTGCCCCGCTGCAGGGGAACTACGTCGCCTTCCACTCGGACCCCGCTTACTTTCGGAGCCTGCTGTGCAGCAAGCatccggccgccgccgccgccgctgccgccgccgccgccgccgccgccgcggccgccgctgCCGCCTACTACCAGGCGTCGGCGGCCGGGCCCCAGCCCAAGGCGGCGGGCGGCGCGGGCGGCGCGGGGAGCCTGACCTACCGCTGCAAGCGCAAGCGCGGACCCGCCAGGAGCTGCCTGCTCGCGCCCCACGCCGGCGCCCgccgcctgctgctgctgcccaggTCCTACAAAGCcaaggcggcggcggcggcggcggcggcggctgcggcggcggcggccgccgGGGCCACTTGCCTGGAGAGGTTTCATCTGGTCAACGGCTTCTGCCCGccgccccaccaccaccaccaccaccatcaccaccaccaccaccaccaccaccaccgggcCCAGCCGCCGACGCCGAGCCACCCACCCCCTCACCACCCCCGGCCGCAGCCTCATCTCGGAAGCTTTCCCGAGAGCTGCAGCAGCGACTCCGAGTCCAGCTCCTACTCCGACCATGCAGCCAACGACTCGGATTTTGGCTCCAGTTTGTCCAGCTCCAGCAACTCGGTatcctcagaggaagaggaggaggaaggagaggaggaggaggaggaagaggggggcaGCGGGGCCTCGGATTCCAGTGAAAACAGCTCCGAGGAGGAGGACTCGTCCACCGAGTCGGACTCCAGCTCCGGCTCCAGCCAAGTGTCCGTGCAGAGCATCCGTTTCAGGCGCACCAGCTTCTGCAAGCCTCCCAGCGTGCAGGCGCAGGCCAACTTCTTGTACCATCTGGCCTCCGCCGCCGCTGCAACCAAACCCGCTGCTTTCGAGGGTGCCGGCGGACTTCCCGACCTCAAGAGTAGTGTCAAAGCCGAGTCGCCAGAGGAGTGGAATCTTCAGAGCTGGGCTCCCAAAGGGGCTCCGGTGTACTGCCCGGCCAGCATGGGGAGTTGTTTCCCAGAGATAAGAAACGATAGGGTATCTGAGATTACATTCCCACACTCTGAAATTTCCAGTACTGTAAAGAGAACTGACCTGACAATTAACTGCCTGGCAGAGGGGGCCTCTTCACCTAGCCCAAAGACAAACAATGTATTTCCACAACAAAGAATACTGCGAGAGGCTAGGAGATGCCTACAAGCAACTCTCACTACACACTGTGCAGAAAACAGCACAATAGCTGCTCGGTTCTTAAATAATGATTcttgtggaagagcagcaaattcAGGAAAAGATTCCAAAATCCCTCTTTGTCCTGAATTTTCTATGGATTTGCCCTCTTCACAAACTGATCCCGAAGTGgatgcagcagcagcaacagcagcagcagcagccgcagcagcAACAACTAAAGCTGAGAGTCTCTGTACTGACACAGGCGACAAGACATTGCCATTTCTgcacaatattaaaataaaagtagaagaCAGTAGTGCTAATGAGGAATATGAACCTGATCTTATTACAGATAAGCTAAAGTGCGAGTGCAATGACACAAAGGGTGAGTTTTACAGTGTGactgagaagaaagaggaggacgCCTTGTTACCCACAGCCAAGGATGGCTTTGCATGCCCTGAGAAAGAAACTCCTTCCTTCAATCCACTGGCTCCGAGTCAGGGCCTTTCATGCACTTTAGGATCTCCAAAACCTGAGGATGGGGAATATAAATTTGGTGCCAGGGTGAGAAAAAATTACCGGACACTAGTACTGGGCAAACGACCAGTCCTTCAGACACCTCCAGTCAAACCAAATTTGAAATCAGCTAGAAGCCCTCGTCCTACAGGTAAAACTGAGACACATGAAGGAACACTGGATGACGTTACAGTTTTAAGCAGACGGAAAAAGGTAGCCAGCAATGTAGCGTCGGCCGTGAAAAGGCCATTTAGTTTCATGGCCAATTTTCCTTGTCCACCATCACTCATTCTTGGGAAGGATGGGGATCTGTGGCCTGCGTATTCCTTAAACACCACTAAGGACTCCCAACCTCCACACAAGGCCCATCCTGTATGGAAATGGCAGCTGGGCGGTTCTGCAATACCTCTTCCACCTAGTCACAAATTCAGGAAATTTAATTCATAA